One genomic window of Pseudomonas sp. LFM046 includes the following:
- a CDS encoding TetR family transcriptional regulator, with the protein MNQSSRSDSAARVASAVAESVKYQGRKASRQGSEQRRQAILDAAMRIIIRDGVRAVRHRAVAAEAEVPLSATTYYFKDINDLITDTFAQFVERSSAVMAAFWASVEDDLQAMAAVLSRDGTSRREMTDQIVELAIQYVRSQLLENRDQLLAEHAFRQEALLNSSLRNLADAHRKILSQGAEHFFQVLGSAEPGEDAKVLTAVILRMEYQGLLDGVENLDIDEMRAVLKRYLYLVMGL; encoded by the coding sequence TTGAACCAGTCGTCCCGCAGTGACAGTGCCGCCCGCGTGGCCAGCGCGGTTGCCGAAAGCGTGAAGTACCAGGGCCGCAAGGCCAGCCGCCAGGGCAGCGAACAGCGCCGCCAGGCGATCCTCGATGCCGCCATGCGCATCATCATCCGCGACGGCGTGCGCGCCGTGCGCCACCGCGCGGTGGCCGCCGAAGCCGAAGTGCCGCTATCGGCCACTACCTACTATTTCAAGGACATCAACGACCTCATCACCGACACCTTCGCCCAGTTCGTGGAGCGCAGTTCGGCGGTGATGGCGGCCTTCTGGGCCAGCGTGGAAGACGACCTGCAGGCCATGGCGGCCGTTCTCAGCCGCGATGGCACCTCGCGCCGGGAAATGACCGACCAGATCGTCGAGCTGGCCATCCAGTACGTGCGCAGCCAACTGCTGGAGAATCGCGACCAGCTCCTGGCCGAACACGCCTTCCGCCAGGAGGCGCTATTAAATTCAAGTCTTCGTAATCTTGCTGACGCACATCGCAAGATACTCTCGCAGGGCGCGGAGCATTTCTTCCAGGTATTGGGTTCGGCCGAGCCGGGCGAGGACGCCAAGGTGTTGACGGCCGTTATTCTGCGGATGGAATATCAGGGCCTTCTCGACGGGGTGGAAAACCTCGACATCGACGAGATGCGAGCCGTCCTGAAACGCTACCTGTACCTGGTCATGGGATTGTAA
- the lysS gene encoding lysine--tRNA ligase yields MSDQQLDQHELQQEENKLIAQRKEKLAAVREQGNAFPNDFRRENYCADLQKQYEAATKEELEAAAIPVKVAGRIMLNRGAFMVIQDMSGRIQVYVNRKTLSAETLESVKHYDLGDIIAAEGTLARSGKGDLYVEMTNVRLLTKSLRPLPDKHHGLTDTEQRYRQRYVDLIVNEETRHTFRVRTQVIAHIRKFLADRDFLEVETPMLQTIPGGAAAKPFQTHHNALDMAMFLRIAPELYLKRLVVGGFEKVFEINRNFRNEGVSTRHNPEFTMLEFYQAYADYEDNMDLTEELFRELAQMVLGTTDVPYGDKLFHFGEPFARLSVFDSILKYNPDITEADLKDIDKAREIAKKAGAKVLGFEGLGKLQVMIFEELVEHKLEQPTFITKYPFEVSPLARRNDEDPSVTDRFELFIGGREIANAYSELNDAEDQAERFMQQVKDKDAGDDEAMHFDADFVRALEYGMPPTAGEGIGIDRLVMLLTNSPSIRDVILFPHMRPEV; encoded by the coding sequence ATGAGCGACCAACAACTCGACCAGCACGAACTGCAACAGGAAGAAAACAAGCTGATCGCCCAGCGCAAGGAAAAGCTTGCCGCCGTGCGTGAGCAGGGCAATGCCTTCCCCAATGACTTCCGCCGCGAGAACTACTGCGCAGACCTGCAGAAGCAGTACGAAGCCGCGACCAAGGAAGAGCTGGAAGCCGCAGCCATTCCGGTCAAGGTTGCCGGTCGCATCATGCTCAACCGTGGCGCCTTCATGGTGATCCAGGACATGAGCGGCCGCATCCAGGTCTACGTCAACCGCAAGACCCTGTCTGCCGAGACCCTGGAATCCGTCAAGCACTACGACCTGGGCGACATCATTGCCGCCGAGGGCACCCTGGCCCGTTCCGGCAAGGGCGACCTGTACGTCGAGATGACCAATGTCCGCCTGCTGACCAAGTCCCTGCGCCCGCTGCCGGACAAGCACCACGGCCTGACCGACACCGAGCAGCGCTACCGCCAGCGCTACGTCGACCTGATCGTCAACGAGGAAACCCGCCACACCTTCCGTGTGCGCACCCAGGTCATTGCCCACATCCGCAAGTTCCTGGCCGATCGCGACTTCCTCGAAGTGGAAACGCCGATGCTGCAGACCATCCCCGGTGGCGCCGCGGCCAAACCCTTCCAGACCCACCACAACGCCCTGGACATGGCCATGTTCCTGCGCATCGCGCCGGAGTTGTACCTCAAGCGCCTGGTGGTCGGTGGCTTCGAGAAGGTCTTCGAGATCAACCGCAACTTCCGTAACGAAGGCGTTTCGACCCGGCACAACCCCGAGTTCACCATGCTCGAGTTCTACCAGGCCTACGCCGACTACGAAGACAACATGGACCTGACCGAGGAGCTGTTCCGCGAACTGGCTCAAATGGTCCTGGGCACTACCGACGTGCCGTACGGCGACAAGCTGTTCCACTTCGGCGAGCCCTTCGCGCGCCTGTCGGTGTTCGACTCCATCCTCAAGTACAACCCGGACATCACCGAAGCCGACCTCAAGGACATCGACAAGGCCCGTGAGATCGCCAAGAAGGCCGGCGCCAAAGTGCTCGGCTTCGAAGGCCTGGGCAAGCTGCAGGTGATGATTTTCGAGGAGCTGGTGGAGCACAAGCTGGAACAGCCGACCTTCATCACCAAGTACCCCTTCGAAGTCTCGCCGCTGGCCCGCCGCAACGACGAAGACCCGAGCGTCACCGACCGTTTCGAGCTGTTCATTGGCGGCCGCGAAATCGCCAACGCCTACTCCGAGCTCAATGACGCCGAAGACCAGGCCGAGCGCTTCATGCAGCAGGTCAAGGACAAGGACGCCGGCGACGACGAGGCCATGCACTTCGACGCCGACTTCGTCCGCGCCCTGGAGTACGGCATGCCCCCGACCGCCGGCGAAGGCATCGGTATCGATCGTCTTGTGATGTTGCTCACCAATTCGCCGTCTATTCGTGACGTCATCCTCTTCCCGCACATGCGGCCCGAGGTTTGA